One Nymphaea colorata isolate Beijing-Zhang1983 chromosome 12, ASM883128v2, whole genome shotgun sequence genomic window, AGGCCAGTCTTATACATTTTTGGTGTCCATGGATCAAAATGCCAGCACTGATTACTATATTGTAGCAAGTGCTCGGTTTGTAAACACGACAATCTGGCAAAGGGTAACTGGCGTTGCAATTTTGCAATACTCCAACTCCAAAGGTCCTGCAAAGGGTCCTTTACCAAGCTCCCCTGATGACTTTTATGACAAATACTTCTCAATGAACCAAGCAAGATCAATCAGGTATGCTTACAAGCGCAATGCTTACTAGTGGTGCTCTGTTCTTGGCTCCCCATGGTTATTTTTGTGTTGTGCCTCTCTCTCATATCGGATGTCCTCATGTGATGGATAGGTGGAATGTTTCAGCTAGTGGTGCTCGTCCAAATCCTCAGGGCTCATTTAGATATGGCTCAATCAATGTTACCCAAAAGTATCTTGTGCAAAATAAACCGCCATCACTTGTACATGGAAAGCTCCGTACTGCCCTCAATGGCATCTCATATGTTAATCCAGCAACTCCTTTGAGGCTAGCTGACCAGTACAAGCTAAAAGGAATATACACTCTTGACTTCCCAACAAAGCCAAAGGATGGGCCACCCGTTATGGCAACATCTGTCATCGATGGTACTTTCAGGGGATTCATGGAAATTGTATTGCAAAACAATGTTACATCAGTTCAAAGTTACCATTTGGATGGATATGCCTTCTTCGTGGTTgggtaatattttttttcatctcctcTTTGAAATGCTAATCGTTGTTAAACATACCATATAGTAAATCCATGAATGTAAATCATGCTGCAGTATGGATTACGGAGAGTGGACGGAGAATAGCAGAGGAACTTATAACAAATGGGATGGGGTCGCACGCTCCACTATACAGGTAGCTAGTTCTTATGAAATGAATCAATTCATCTACCATGCGTGTCGTTTTAGCAGTTTGTTAACGTTGTACTGTGTCAGGTCTTTCCTGGAGCATGGACTGCAATTTTGATTTCACTGGATAATGTGGGCTTTTGGAACCTTCGATCAGAAAATTTGGACTCGTGGTATCGTGGCCAGGAAGTGTACATAAGGGTCGTGAACCCAGAAATTACTAACAAAACTGAGCTTCCAATGCCTTCTAATGTTCTCTATTGTGGTGCTCTGGCTCATCTACAAAAGTACGTTCATGAAATTGGACAAACTTGCATGCATGTTTTGGATCTTTAGACTTACATTACCTATTCTTTTTGTCTGTTTAGGCCACAAAAGCACAAATCAGCGGCAACTGCCCTTATTGCTGGACGTGGCGGTGCGCTGTTGTCTTCTCTTCTGGTTATTGTCAGCTACATTTTTCTCCTTGTGTAAACAAAGAACATCAGAGGAGTGTttgattgttatttttttgcctttattttttctttctttttctgattcTGATTGTTGGGTAGGGGTGAGCAAGGGTGTGGGAGGAATGTGAATTTTGTCCGACTCTGATTGTGTGTTTATATGATCTTAACGTGTTTCTTCTACTCTCtgaaccttttctttctttccattagTATTTTTAGTAGTTGCCACAAAGCAGTTTTAGTTCTTGTTTCCGTGGTATCATGCTTTTGCAGGCTTTGATCATTAGGATGCAGGTGCTCATTTTGCAACTTGTGATGCTCTTTTGTTGTTGATGACGACTTAATCTTTTGGTTGTAATTGCTGCTCATGGCAGTTTCATCTGACTCATGCTCTTTTGACGGTTGtgcttctgctgctgcttcCATCGCTGATTTGCTCTTAGTAGAGTAGCAACTTTTACTAATGACCTGTCTCCAATGCCAAGTGGCTGTCAGTTTCTTGTGCTTCTGTTGTTCTTGTCAGAAGCATTGAGTGCAATTACTTGCTATCAGGATTCACTTATGCGACctttgacaaaaattttacatgcaaatgTAAGTTGTCAAGCTTCCCCCGTCTGGCATTCGTCGGCATTACATTGGAAAGAAATGCGCATGTAGCGTTGCCAACTCCCATTTTCATTTATTAGATATGAATCAGCCTTTCTGTCTACTAGAGgaattatttatttctcaaaacTTTTGTATATCTGCAACTGCAGAAAACTTTGTAGTTTAATCAAGCTAGTCAATGATCAGGCAGTTCTCCGCAATTCAACCAACAAGAGTCATGCAAATTCAAGATCAAAACGAACATCAGAGCAAAACTCAATTGTTTACATCATAACTGTGATGTATCAAATATTTTGTTAGTCTAAACACAAGCCCACAGTTCTCAAGGATAAGAGCAAATTTTATGCATAGAGTAGCACATGCATACACaagaatttatatatatattatataaattcCATTAGATTGTTCTTAAACATTAATGTATCACGCAAATATAAAAGCTTAACATGTTTTACATAATATTAATTTCAGAGAGAGAGTCTTAGACGGGCAGCTCCAACAAACACTCGCTCAAGGAAATTTGCATTTGTGTCCAACATTTTGCCTCTAATGTTAAAAATGTGCCTTGCATTTCAGATTTTGTTTGCAATGGACATACATAATGCAGGAAACTAGACAAATATATCATTAGATGCCAGTTGAGTACTGACGAGGATAACAGACCCAATCCTTAATCAACAATCTGCTGACTCTCGATAATCATCATATTGTCTAAAAATTGTTTCGATCAAAATTTTTCCAGACCCTGGCAATCTGAGTACCGAATATCGATATCAAAATCTGTAACTTTTCAACgtaaagagatgaaaaaatatCACTTTACTTATATTGGTTCTGATAAGGGGAGAGTTTTGCTTCAGGCAAGCAGACACGTCCAAAGTCAGCTTAGGGAAACAGTTCAAACTACTTTTACGATGAAAGTGACCTCAGCCTGTACAGTGTAGACTAAAGAGTAAACCTGAGAATTATAAACCTCCCCTCGAAAGGATACATTATTCACCCTAATCCAAATCTGCCACTAAAAACAACATAGCAAAGTTCGCCACAGAAAACACCATCACTTTGATTTCCAAAGATTTACCAGACCGAAGAATAGATCATGTGCAAGTGAAGGATATGATACCACTGACGAAGAATGATGCCATGATGCGTGATATAGTTTCTGAACTTCCTCACAGCTCCAAAATAGATCATACGagttttcttcctctttacCACATAGGACGCACCAACTACCCAAATATAATTACATAAACCCCATCATTTCAAATTGCATTGTGTTTGAACGTTATCTTGAAGCATGAACCAGACAAATTAATCACATCCTGGGAGGGGAACCTTGACCCGAGACTTCTGGACAGGCAGCAACAAAGAAATATAAACCAGTGAGGTAAAATGTTGCCCAATAGAGCATTCAGTCCAAGCCATCTATTGAGAAGGCGAAGGATTATGAACCGATCTATCCCTGAAATGAGGTAAAACTTGAAACCATGCAGTCAACGGATATGATCTTTTGAAAACTGGGGAGGCTGATTGGATGTTTGTAAGATCCAGCAGTAGTTGATATTCTGCCTAACTAAACGTTCAGAACCTTGTgcatttcttttacaaataataaaatatataagataCTCCCATTTCGAGTTTTTAGTGGAAAATAATTTTCCATATTAGTTTGTCAAATACAagtatttttctttcataaaaatggCTCAGGCTCCCTCAAAGAATATAGAAATGCATTAGTTGATCGCAAGAGTGAAGTGAAAGCACTCTTGGACCATCAAACTTTGTTTAGCCCCAAGGGTTTATGACACTATTATAAACTGCTAACCATGTggaacttaaaaaagaaaaaaaaattatcaaaagtACAAACGTCAAGGTTGATTGTGTTAATGACGATAAAATACATGcaaataaatcaattaaaaCGTATTTCCATTAACATGCTTGAAGACAGCTgatatcatttttttcccttctaaaAATAtagaatgaatttttaaacttgCAGCTATATGTTACTAAATAGAACAGAAAATTAAAATCCTAAAAAAGTTTCTGAACGTTCACAGTGAAGAAGTCTGCCCATGTTCAGAAACTACCTGTGGTTAACGTGGGACAGCGGAAAAGAACTCTTCCAGGATCTGCAATGCAATTTTCGTGGGCAGGAGAAGCTTcataataaaagagagaggaacTTCACTCTCTTCGCCCTCCCAcagggaaaagggagagagggagaaaaagagcGGAGTTAACTTCCACGCCACGTATCAATGACTCTCAATCATGCGCAGATAAACTTTCTGCAGAAGCTTTCTAACTTGAGAAACGAAAAAGTAAAATGTCCGGTAAGGCGTCCCCACAAATTCTTGTTTATTTCGAATTTCACATGTTGAGTTCTTCAGCCATTTCAAGACAGTTTAATTGGGAACATCTACAAAACTTGTGTTCTTAAACTGATAAGCGTCTCTGTATAAGGGAAAAAACGATCCTAACTGATAGGAACGCCAatgaattcttcttcttcttcttcttcttcttcttcttctttatttttagtgCACAGGACATTTAACCTTGGTGGAGATAATATAGCTTACAATTGGAAGGGAACCGCCATTAAAACTTGCATTGAAATAGCTAAATTGGTCTGAGACACTTAAGTGTAGCGTACTGATTGGGCTGCTCTATATTGTACTCAATATTAGTTCTAGGATGACGATCGATGGTGCAAACTTCTTCATGTTTTCTGTATGAATTTGGTAAAAGGTGTTCAAAATTCTGTTCTTTGTTGCAGTCAGTGAATTCCATTTCATGATGCGAAGctggtttctttctttataaCTACGGTATGACATCCTTAACACAGACACGCAAGGAATTTTGTTAGGCCCCACTTTGAGCCCTTAAAGAAAATGTtcgtggattttttttttttttttgtagtttttatgaaatcaatatatatgaaaaaggCATAAAATCGGACTGAAAGGGACTAGGTTTTTAAGTCCATTTTCCTTCCCAAGATTGGATGAGAAAAGTCATCCcacgaggaggaagaaaaaatagaaaaggcaggtgagagagaaaaaaagaattgaaataacTAGTCTCAAGATGCGACTGGTTAAACATATTTCCAGGGTCAatcatgaataaaaaaaataaaatgagagagaaaaatagaaaaaaataggTCAAATTGTGAAAGACAAAGATAAAATCAAAAACCAAtcccaaaataataaaatataatgtgGTTGTATTGTTCTGCTGAATGGTATGGCATACTTGTTGACATAACCATACAggctattttttcatttctttatgaAAAGTTTACTGagtaaatattttaaaatatttaataaattaagaatatatattttttccgcttttatatatatgtacacatgttCTACCAACTAAAGGCGTAAATAGTTCAGTAGCCAGTAATCTAAACCACATCAGCCCCATGCTTTGATGAGTACCCTCCAATACAGCCAACAAGCACAAAGTTGTGCCCTTCGCAAATGATGAATGCACCGACAAGAACACCGAATTTCAGCctatatctctttctctttaaaataattattaataaaaaatattttattaacaaTATTCAGCAAGGGTACGTCGCTtccatgatgatattgatgTCAATGATgattaaagattaaaaaaaaccaaCTAGAATTAATAAAACGCAAGGGCGTAGAAGAGTTCAAGCCGATTGAGTTTTAAATCCACCAGCACCGTGTCCGTACTCGATGTCTCAAGTAGCGGAAATTGATTCTCAATCAGGGAGCATAGAGAGGTCTGTGGTGGCGTTG contains:
- the LOC116266347 gene encoding monocopper oxidase-like protein SKU5, with the translated sequence MVVTVFRHLWVFPLLLAQLLLLLAGVCQAEDPFVFYDWVVSYTTASPLGVKQQVIAINGQFPGPLVNVTTNNNVVINVQNNLDEPLLMTWPGVQQRRNSWNDGVLGTNCPIPPSWNWTYQFQVKDQIGSFFYFPSTNFQRAAGGYGGFAINNRVFIPLPFGTPEGDIDIFIADWYNKNHTDLRKILDDGKELGMPDGVLINGKGPYRYNDTLVPDGIDYETVKVHPGKTYRIRVHHVGISTSLNFRIQNHNLNLAEVEGSYTTQQNYTSLDIHVGQSYTFLVSMDQNASTDYYIVASARFVNTTIWQRVTGVAILQYSNSKGPAKGPLPSSPDDFYDKYFSMNQARSIRWNVSASGARPNPQGSFRYGSINVTQKYLVQNKPPSLVHGKLRTALNGISYVNPATPLRLADQYKLKGIYTLDFPTKPKDGPPVMATSVIDGTFRGFMEIVLQNNVTSVQSYHLDGYAFFVVGMDYGEWTENSRGTYNKWDGVARSTIQVFPGAWTAILISLDNVGFWNLRSENLDSWYRGQEVYIRVVNPEITNKTELPMPSNVLYCGALAHLQKPQKHKSAATALIAGRGGALLSSLLVIVSYIFLLV